The genomic interval TGCCAACTTCCTGCGCGTCGTCGAGCAGATCAAGAAGCGTCTGGGCCACACTCCGGTCCCGGTACAGCTGGCCATCGGCGCGGAAGAGAACTTCCAGGGTCAGATCGATCTTCTCAAGATGAAGGCGATTTACTGGAACGAAGATGATCAGGGTATGACCTACCGCGAGGAAGAGATTCCGGCGGAGTTGCAGGGGCTTGCCGAGGAGTATCGCTCCAACATGGTGGAGGCTGCTGCCGAGGCCAACGAAGAGCTGATGAACAAGTACCTTGAGGGGGGCGAGCTGTCGATCGAAGAGATCAAGGCTGGGCTGCGTCAGCGCACCATCGCGTGTGAGATCGTCCCGGCTGTATGCGGTTCCTCCTTCAAGAACAAGGGTGTTCCGCTGGTTCTCGACGCCGTTATCGAATTTCTTCCGGCTCCGACCGAGATCCCTGCAATCAAGGGCGTGCATCCCGATAACGAGGAAATCGTCGACGAGCGTCATGCTGACGATAACGAGCCGTTCTCGGCGCTGGCGTTCAAGATCGCTACCGACCCGTTTGTGGGTACCTTGACGTTTGCTCGAGTGTACTCGGGTGTTCTCAGCTCTGGCGACTCGGTTATCAACTCGGTCAAGGGCAAAAAAGAGCGTGTAGGGCGTATGGTGCAAATGCACGCCAACACTCGCGAAGAAATCAAGGAAGTGCGTGCTGGTGATATCGCGGCGCTGATTGGTATGAAGGACGTCACAACTGGTGACACCCTGTGCTCGATCGAGAAGCCGATCATTCTCGAGCGTATGGACTTCCCGGAGCCGGTAATCTCCGTGGCGGTCGAGCCGAAGACCAAGGCTGACCAGGAAAAGATGGGTATCGCCCTTGGCAAGCTGGCACAGGAAGACCCGTCTTTCCGCGTCAAGACCGATGAGGAAAGTGGACAGACCATTATTTCCGGTATGGGCGAGTTGCATCTGGACATTCTGGTCGATCGCATGAAGCGCGAGTTCGGTGTCGAGGCTAACATCGGCAAGCCTCAGGTGGCTTATCGCGAGACCATTCGCAACAAGTGCGAGATCGAAGGCAAGTTCGTGCGTCAGTCCGGTGGTCGTGGCCAGTTCGGTCATTGCTGGATTCGTTTCGAGCCGGCTGACGAGGGTCAGGAAGGGTTGCTCTTCACTAACGAGGTTGTGGGTGGTGTGATTCCGAAGGAATACATCCCGGCGATCCAGAAGGGTATCGAAGAGCAGATGAAGAACGGTGTGGTTGCGGGTTATCCGCTGCTTGGTCTGAAAGCCGCCGTATTCGATGGCTCCTACCATGACGTTGACTCCAATGAAATGGCGTTCAAGATTGCGGCCTCCATGGCGACCAAGCAGCTGTCCCAGAAGGGCGGTGCGGTGCTGCTCGAGCCGATCATGAAGGTCGAGGTGGTTACTCCGGAGGACTACATGGGTGATGTCATGGGCGACTTGAATCGTCGTCGTGGTCTGATCCAGGGTATGGAGGACACCGTCTCCGGCAAGGTCATCCGCGCCGAAGTCCCGCTGGGCGAGATGTTTGGTTACGCTACCGATGTACGTTCGATGTCCCAGGGACGCGCCAGCTACTCCATGGAATTCTCGAAGTACTCCGAAGCTCCGGCCAACATCGCCGAAGCTATCGTCAAAAAACAAGGTTGATTCAGCCCTTTAAGTAAGAGGTTTACTGTCGTGGCTAAGGAAAAATTCGAACGTAACAAACCGCACGTCAACGTTGGCACCATCGGTCACGTGGACCATGGCAAGACCACTCTGACGGCCGCTCTGACCAAGGTTTGCGCGGAGACCTGGGGCGGTGCCGCTCGCGCCTTCGACCAGATCGACAATGCTCCGGAAGAAAAGGCACGCGGTATCACCATCAATACTTCCCACGTTGAATATGATTCCCCGGTCCGTCACTACGCGCACGTCGACTGCCCCGGTCACGCCGACTACGTGAAGAACATGATCACCGGTGCTGCCCAGATGGACGGCGCTATCCTGGTCTGCTCGGCTGCCGATGGTCCCATGCCGCAAACCCGCGAGCACATCCTGCTGTCCCGTCAGGTGGGCGTTCCCTACATCGTCGTGTTCCTGAACAAGGCCGACATGGTCGACGACGCCGAGCTCCTGGAGCTGGTCGAGATGGAGGTGCGCGATCTGCTGTCCGCCTACGACTTCCCGGGCGACGACACCCCAATCATCACCGGCTCCGCCCTGATGGCGCTGGAAGGCAAGGACGACAACGGCATCGGCGTTTCCGCCGTGCGCAAGCTGGTGGAAACCCTGGACTCCTACATTCCGGAGCCGGTGCGTGCCATCGATCAGCCGTTCCTGATGCCGATCGAAGACGTGTTCTCCATCTCCGGTCGTGGCACCGTGGTGACCGGTCGTGTCGAACGCGGCATCGTCAAGGTGGGCGAGGAAGTGGAAATCGTCGGTATCCGTCCGACCACCAAGACCACCTGCACCGGCGTGGAAATGTTCCGCAAGCTGCTCGATGAAGGTCGCGCCGGCGAGAACATCGGCGCCCTGCTGCGCGGCACCAAGCGTGAAGACGTGGAGCGCGGCCAGGTTCTGGCCAAGCCGGGCACCATCAAGCCGCACACCAAGTTCGAGGCCGAAGTGTACGTGCTGTCCAAGGAGGAGGGTGGTCGTCACACTCCGTTCTTCAAGGGCTACCGTCCGCAGTTCTACTTCCGTACCACCGACGTGACCGGTAACGTCGAGCTGCCGGAAGGCGTCGAGATGGTGATGCCGGGTGACAACATCAAGATGGTCGTCACCCTGATCGCCCCGATCGCCATGGAAGACGGCCTGCGCTTCGCCATTCGCGAAGGTGGTCGTACCGTTGGTGCCGGTGTGGTTGCCAAGATCATCGAGTAATCGATGAGGTGATAGAAAAAGCCCCTTTTGGGGCTTTTTCTATTGCTGATCATTTTATTGACACTCTGGGGGGGGCATCCGTACAATTGCGCCTCCTTTTATCGGGTGTATTCCGCTCGGTAGGGTGGCAACTTCGAGTCTGAGGTCAAAATGCAAAACCAACAAATCCGTATTCGGTTGAAGGCTTTTGACCATCGCCTGATTGATCAATCTACCCAGGAAATCGTGGAAACCGCGAAACGTACTGGTGCTCAGGTGCGTGGTCCGATTCCTCTGCCTACTCGCAAAGAGCGGTATACCGTTCTGGTTTCGCCGCACGTCAACAAGGATGCGCGTGATCAGTACGAGATTCGTACCCACAAGCGTGTGCTGGACATCGTTCAGCCGACCGACAAGACCGTCGATGCGCTGATGAAGCTCGATCTGGCGGCTGGCGTGGAAGTGCAGATCAGCCTCGGCTAAGACCGTTCAGGTTTTGGTCGTGTAACGCTCTGAAATGGGCGGCCATAGCGGGTGAAAGCCCCGTACACTCGAGAGGTTCAAGAAATGACTATTGGTGTAGTCGGTCGTAAGTGCGGCATGACCCGCATTTTCACCGAAGAAGGTGTCTCCATTCCGGTTACGGTCATCGAGATCGAGCCGAATCGCGTGACCCAGTTCAAGAATGAAGAAAGCGACGGCTATCGTGCAGTGCAAATCACTGTTGGCGAGCGCCGTGCTTCGCGTGTGACCAAAGCGCAGGCTGGTCACTTCGCCAAAGCGAATGTCGCTGCTGGTCGTGGTGTCTGGGAGTTCCGCCTCGAAGAGGGCGAGTACCAGGCTGGTGATCAGATCACTACCGAAATTTTCCAGGCAGGACAGTTGGTGGATGTCACCGGTCAGTCCAAGGGTAAAGGCTATGCCGGTACCATCAAGCGCTGGAATTTCCGTGGTCAGGACAATACCCACGGCAACTCAGTCTCCCACCGTGTTCCGGGCTCTATCGGCCAGTGCCAGACTCCTGGCCGTGTGTTCAAGGGCAAGAAGATGTCCGGTCATATGGGTGCCGAGCGCGTAACTGTGCAGTCCCTGGAAGTGGTTCGTGTCGATGTCGAGCGCAATCTGCTGCTGGTCAAGGGTGCTGTTCCCGGCGCTACCGGCGGCGATGTGATCGTGCGTCCGGCGGCCAAGGCTCGCGGTTAAGGGGGAAGCTGAGATGCAATTGAATGTGAATGGCGCTCAGGCGATCGAAGTCTCCGAGCGCACCTTTGGCGGCGAGTTCAATGAGACCCTCGTGCACCAGGCTGTCGTTGCCTATCTGGCGGGTGGTCGCCAGGGCAGCAAGCAGCAGAAGAACCGTTCCGACGTGAGCGGTGGCGGCAAGCGCCCTTGGCGTCAGAAGGGTACTGGTCGCGCCCGTGCTGGTACTACCCGTGGTCCGATCTGGCGTGGCGGTGGCGTGACCTTCGCCGCTCGTCCGCAGAATCACGAGCAGAAGCTCAACAAGAAGATGTACCGTGCCGCCCTGCGCTCGATCCTGAGCGAGCTGGTGCGTCAGGAGCGTCTGGTTGTTGTTGAGGACTTCATTGTTGATGCGCCAAAGACCAAGAGCCTGGTGAGCAAGCTGGGCAGTCTGGGTCTGAATGACGTGCTGATCGTCTCCGATGCGGTCGATCAGAATCTGTATCTGGCTGCACGCAACCTGCCGCACGTTGATGTACGTGATGTCCAGGGTTCCGATCCGGTCAGCCTGATCGCATACGACAAGGTGCTGGTCACCGTGTCGGCGGTGAAGAAATTCGAGGAGCTGCTGGGATGAACCAGGAACGCGTATTCAAAGTGCTGCTTGGCCCGCATGTCTCCGAGAAGGCCACCGTGCTGGCGGAAAGCAAGAAGCAGTTCGTTTTCAAGGTTGCCACCGATGCAACCAAGCTGGAAATCAAGAAGGCTGTCGAAGCTCTGTTCGAAGTGAAGGTCGCCCGTGTCACCACCCTGAATGTCCAGGGCAAGACCAAGCGCACCGCTCGCGGTCTGGGCAAGCGCAACGACTGGAAGAAGGCATACGTCGCTCTTCAAGCCGGCCAAGATCTCGATTTCGCCAGCAGCGCTGAGTAAAGGGGTGCATCATGGCAATCGTTAAATGCAAACCGACTTCCGCTGGCCGCCGCTTCGTGGTCAAGGTGGTCAACCAGGAGCTGCATAAGGGTGCCCCCTATGCGCCGCTGCTGGAGAAAAAGTCCAAGTCCGGTGGCCGTAACAACAACGGTCGCATCACCACCCGTCATATCGGTGGTGGTCACAAGCAGCACTATCGCCTGGTCGACTTTCGTCGCAGCAAGGATGGCATTCCTGCCATCGTCGAGCGGATCGAGTACGACCCGAACCGCACCGCACATATCGCGCTGCTGAAGTATGCCGACGGCGAGCGTCGTTACATCATCGCGCCGAAGGGCGTGGCGGCTGGTGATCAGCTGATCTCCGGCGTGAACGCACCGATCAAGGCGGGCAATACCCTGCCGTTGCGCAACATTCCGGTCGGTTCCACCATTCACGCTATCGAGCTGAAGCCGGGCAAGGGTGCGCAGATCGCCCGTTCTGCCGGTGCTTCCGTGCAGTTGGTTGCGCGTGAGGGTGCCTACGTGACCCTGCGTCTGCGCTCTGGCGAGATGCGCAAGGTCCTGGCTGATTGCCGTGCGACCCTGGGCGAGGTGTCCAATTCCGAGCACAGCCTGCGCTCGCTGGGTAAGGCCGGTGCCAAGCGCTGGCGTGGCGTTCGCCCGACCGTTCGTGGCGTGGCGATGAACCCGGTCGACCACCCGCATGGTGGTGGTGAAGGTCGTACCTCGGGTGGTCGTCATCCGGTGTCGCCGTGGGGCTTCCCGACCAAGGGTGCGAAGACCCGGTCGAACAAGCGCACCGACAACATGATCGTCCGCCGCCGTAAGTAACTAGAGGGATACGACTGTGCCGCGTTCTCTGAAAAAAGGTCCTTTCATCGATCTTCACCTGTTGAAGAAGGTCGAAGTGGCGGTGGAAAAAAACGATCGCAAACCGGTCAAGACCTGGTCGCGTCGTTCGATGATCCTGCCGCAGATGGTCGGTCTGACCATTGCTGTGCATAACGGCCGTCAGCATGTCCCGGTGCTTATCAGCGAGGATATGGTCGGTCACAAACTAGGCGAGTTTGCTGCTACCCGTACCTATCGTGGTCATGCGGCAGACAAGAAAGCCAAGCGTTGAGGGGTAAGGAAAGATGGAAGTAGCCGCTAAGCTGTCGGGCGCTCGAATCTCCGCCCAGAAAGCCCGCTTGGTCGCCGACCAGATCCGCGGGAAGAAGGTGGGCGATGCGCTCAACCTCCTGGCTTTCAGCAGCAAGAAAGCCGCCGAGATCATGAAGAAAGTGCTGGAGTCGGCCGTTGCCAACGCCGAGCACAACGAGGGCGCAGACGTGGATGACCTGAAGGTTTCCACCGTTTTCGTCAACGAGGGGCGTTCGCTTAAGCGCATCATGCCGCGCGCCAAGGGCCGTGCTGATCGCATCGTCAAGCGGTCTTGCCATATCACTGTCAAGGTTGCGGACAAGTAACGGAGTCGATCAGATGGGTCAGAAAGTACATCCCGTTGGCATCCGCCTGGGAATCGTCAAGGAGCATACCTCGGTCTGGTATGCAGATAAGCGCACTTATGCCGATTATCTGTTCGCCGACCTCAAGGTGCGTGAGTACCTCCAAGACAAACTAAAAAGCGCGTCCGTGAGCCGTATCGACATCGCTCGTCCGGCCCAAACCGCACGCATCACCATCCACACCGCTCGTCCCGGCATCGTGATCGGCAAGAAAGGTGAGGATGTCGAGAAGCTGCGTCAGGACCTGACCAAGCAAATGGGTGTGCCGGTGCACATCAACATCGAAGAGATCCGCAAGCCGGAGCTTGACGGTATGCTGGTTGCTCAGAGCGTAGCCCAGCAGCTTGAGCGTCGCGTAATGTTCCGTCGCGCCATGAAGCGCGCCGTGCAGAACGCCATGCGCATTGGTGCCAAGGGCATCAAGATCCAGGTGAGTGGTCGTCTGGGCGGTGCCGAAATCGCCCGTACCGAATGGTATCGCGAAGGCCGTGTGCCGCTGCACACCCTGCGCGCAGATATCGATTACGCCACCTACGAAGCGCACACCACCTATGGTGTGATCGGCGTCAAGGTTTGGATCTTCAAGGGCGAGGTCATTGGTGGCCAGCATGAAGAGCTCAAGCCGCAAGCGCCTGCGCCTCGCAAAAAAGCTGCTAAGTAAGAGGAGTACGCAACATGCTGCAACCCAAGCGTACAAAATTCCGCAAGCAGATGACCGGCCACAACCGTGGCTTGGCTCACCGTGGTAGCAAGGTCAGCTTCGGCGAGTTTGCCCTGAAGTCCGTGAGCCGCGGTCGTCTCACCGCTCGCCAGATCGAGGCTGCACGTCGCGCCCTGACCCGTCACGTCAAGCGTGGCGGCAAGATCTGGATCCGCGTATTCCCCGACAAGCCGGTTACCAAGAAACCCCTCGAAGTTCGTATGGGTAAGGGTAAGGGTAACGTCGAGTACTGGGTAGCCCAGATCCAGCCGGGCAAGGTGCTCTACGAAATCGAGGGTGTTTCCGAAGAGCTGGCGCGCGAGGCTTTCGCCCTGGCAGCAGCCAAGCTGCCGCTCGCCACCACTTTTGTTAAGCGGACGGTGATGTGATGAAAGCGAATGAACTTCGTGAAAAATCGGCTGAGCAACTGAGCGAGCAATTGCTCGGCCTGCTGCGTGACCAGTTCAATCTGCGCATGCAGAAGGCAACTGGCCAACTGGGGCAGAGTCACCTGCTCTCGCAAGTGAAGCGCGATATCGCTCGCGTCAAGACTGTGCTCAACCAGCAGGCAGGTAAGTGATTATGGCTGAAGCTCAGAAAACCGTTCGTACGCTGACCGGCCGTGTCGTAAGCGACAAAATGGACAAGACCATCACCGTCCTGATCGAGCGCCGCGTGAAGCACCCGATCTACGGTAAATACGTGAAGCGTTCGACCAAGCTGCACGCCCACGACGAAACCAACCAGTGCCGTATCGGCGACACGGTCACCATCCGCGAGACCCGTCCGCTGGCTAAGACCAAGTCCTGGATGCTGGTGGAAGTCGTCGAGCGCGCGGTGGAAGTCTAAGAGACTAAGGGTCGGAGAAAGTTATGATTCAGACTCAATCCATGCTCGACGTGGCCGACAACAGCGGTGCCCGTCGCGTCATGTGCATCAAGGTGCTGGGTGGCTCTCATCGCCGTTACGCCGGCATCGGCGACATCATCAAGGTGACCGTGAAGGAAGCGATTCCGCGCGGCAAGGTCAAGAAGGGCCAGGTCATGACGGCTGTGGTGGTTCGCACCAGGCACGGCGTGCGCCGTCCCGATGGCTCCATCATCCGCTTCGACGGCAATGCGGCAGTCCTGCTGAACAACAAGCAGGAGCCGATCGGCACTCGTATCTTTGGGCCGGTTACTCGCGAGCTTCGTTCCGAGAGGTTCATGAAGATCGTCTCGCTCGCCCCTGAAGTGCTGTAAGGAGAAGCCGTCATGCAAAAGATTCGTCGTGACGACGAGATCATCGTCATCGCCGGCAAGGACAAGGGCAAGCGTGGCAAGGTGCTCAAGGTTCTCGCGGACGACCGTCTGGTCGTCGGTGGGGTCAACCTGATCAAGCGCCACAGCAAGCCGAATCCGATGCTGGGTGTCCAGGGCGGTATCGTCGAGAAGGAGGCGCCTCTGCACGTCTCCAACGTGGCCATCTTCAATGTCGAAACCAACAAGGCTGATCGCGTCGGTTTCAAGGTCGAAGACGGCAAGAAAATTCGTGTCTTCAAGTCGACCCAAAAGCCGGTTGATGCTTGAGCACTGCTAGGTAGATAACCATGGCACGACTAAAAGAGATTTATCGGAAAGAAATCGCGCCCAAGTTGAAGGAAGAGCTTCAGCTGGCCAACGTGATGGAAGTTCCGCGCGTTACCAAAATCACCCTGAACATGGGTCTTGGCGAAGCTATCGGCGATAAAAAAATCATCGAGAACGCCGTTGCTGACCTGGAGAAAATCACTGGTCAAAAGCCGATCGTCACCTATGCTCGCAAGTCGATTGCGGGCTTCAAGGTTCGTGAGGGCTGGCCGATCGGTGTCAAGGTGACGCTGCGTCGCGATCGTATGTACGAATTCCTGGATCGTCTGCTCGCGATTTCCCTGCCACGTGTGCGTGACTTCCGCGGTCTGAATGCCAAGTCCTTCGATGGTCGCGGCAACTACAGCATGGGTGTCAAAGAGCAGATCATCTTCCCGGAAATCGATTACGACAAGATCGATGCGCTGCGTGGTCTGGACATCACTCTGACCACCACTGCCCGCACCGATGATGAAGGTCGCGCTCTGCTGCGTGCCTTCAACTTCCCATTCCGCAACTGACTGGAGCAGGCAATGGCCAAACAGAGCATGAAGAACCGCGAGCTGAAGCGTCAGCAAACGGTTGCCAAGTACGCCAAGAAGCGTGCCGAGCTGAAAGCTATCATCGCCAACCCGAACTCTGCTCCGGAGCAGCGTTGGGAAGCCCAGGTCGCCCTGCAGAAGCAGCCGCGTGATGCCAGTGCCTCGCGCCTGCGCAACCGCTGCCGTTTGACCGGTCGTCCTCATGGCGTCTACCGCAAGTTCGGCCTGGCTCGCAATATGCTACGCCAGGCAGCCATGCGTGGTGATGTCCCGGGTCTGGTCAAGGCCAGCTGGTAAGTACAGCTCGGGCTCTCGAGCATA from Azotobacter salinestris carries:
- the fusA gene encoding elongation factor G, whose translation is MARTTPINRYRNIGICAHVDAGKTTTTERILFYTGVNHKMGEVHDGAATMDWMVQEQERGITITSAATTAFWQGSTKQYDNYRVNIIDTPGHVDFTIEVERSLRVLDGAVVVFCGTSGVEPQSETVWRQANKYGVPRIVYVNKMDRAGANFLRVVEQIKKRLGHTPVPVQLAIGAEENFQGQIDLLKMKAIYWNEDDQGMTYREEEIPAELQGLAEEYRSNMVEAAAEANEELMNKYLEGGELSIEEIKAGLRQRTIACEIVPAVCGSSFKNKGVPLVLDAVIEFLPAPTEIPAIKGVHPDNEEIVDERHADDNEPFSALAFKIATDPFVGTLTFARVYSGVLSSGDSVINSVKGKKERVGRMVQMHANTREEIKEVRAGDIAALIGMKDVTTGDTLCSIEKPIILERMDFPEPVISVAVEPKTKADQEKMGIALGKLAQEDPSFRVKTDEESGQTIISGMGELHLDILVDRMKREFGVEANIGKPQVAYRETIRNKCEIEGKFVRQSGGRGQFGHCWIRFEPADEGQEGLLFTNEVVGGVIPKEYIPAIQKGIEEQMKNGVVAGYPLLGLKAAVFDGSYHDVDSNEMAFKIAASMATKQLSQKGGAVLLEPIMKVEVVTPEDYMGDVMGDLNRRRGLIQGMEDTVSGKVIRAEVPLGEMFGYATDVRSMSQGRASYSMEFSKYSEAPANIAEAIVKKQG
- the tuf gene encoding elongation factor Tu → MAKEKFERNKPHVNVGTIGHVDHGKTTLTAALTKVCAETWGGAARAFDQIDNAPEEKARGITINTSHVEYDSPVRHYAHVDCPGHADYVKNMITGAAQMDGAILVCSAADGPMPQTREHILLSRQVGVPYIVVFLNKADMVDDAELLELVEMEVRDLLSAYDFPGDDTPIITGSALMALEGKDDNGIGVSAVRKLVETLDSYIPEPVRAIDQPFLMPIEDVFSISGRGTVVTGRVERGIVKVGEEVEIVGIRPTTKTTCTGVEMFRKLLDEGRAGENIGALLRGTKREDVERGQVLAKPGTIKPHTKFEAEVYVLSKEEGGRHTPFFKGYRPQFYFRTTDVTGNVELPEGVEMVMPGDNIKMVVTLIAPIAMEDGLRFAIREGGRTVGAGVVAKIIE
- the rpsJ gene encoding 30S ribosomal protein S10 is translated as MQNQQIRIRLKAFDHRLIDQSTQEIVETAKRTGAQVRGPIPLPTRKERYTVLVSPHVNKDARDQYEIRTHKRVLDIVQPTDKTVDALMKLDLAAGVEVQISLG
- the rplC gene encoding 50S ribosomal protein L3 encodes the protein MTIGVVGRKCGMTRIFTEEGVSIPVTVIEIEPNRVTQFKNEESDGYRAVQITVGERRASRVTKAQAGHFAKANVAAGRGVWEFRLEEGEYQAGDQITTEIFQAGQLVDVTGQSKGKGYAGTIKRWNFRGQDNTHGNSVSHRVPGSIGQCQTPGRVFKGKKMSGHMGAERVTVQSLEVVRVDVERNLLLVKGAVPGATGGDVIVRPAAKARG
- the rplD gene encoding 50S ribosomal protein L4: MQLNVNGAQAIEVSERTFGGEFNETLVHQAVVAYLAGGRQGSKQQKNRSDVSGGGKRPWRQKGTGRARAGTTRGPIWRGGGVTFAARPQNHEQKLNKKMYRAALRSILSELVRQERLVVVEDFIVDAPKTKSLVSKLGSLGLNDVLIVSDAVDQNLYLAARNLPHVDVRDVQGSDPVSLIAYDKVLVTVSAVKKFEELLG
- the rplW gene encoding 50S ribosomal protein L23 — encoded protein: MNQERVFKVLLGPHVSEKATVLAESKKQFVFKVATDATKLEIKKAVEALFEVKVARVTTLNVQGKTKRTARGLGKRNDWKKAYVALQAGQDLDFASSAE
- the rplB gene encoding 50S ribosomal protein L2, whose translation is MAIVKCKPTSAGRRFVVKVVNQELHKGAPYAPLLEKKSKSGGRNNNGRITTRHIGGGHKQHYRLVDFRRSKDGIPAIVERIEYDPNRTAHIALLKYADGERRYIIAPKGVAAGDQLISGVNAPIKAGNTLPLRNIPVGSTIHAIELKPGKGAQIARSAGASVQLVAREGAYVTLRLRSGEMRKVLADCRATLGEVSNSEHSLRSLGKAGAKRWRGVRPTVRGVAMNPVDHPHGGGEGRTSGGRHPVSPWGFPTKGAKTRSNKRTDNMIVRRRK
- the rpsS gene encoding 30S ribosomal protein S19 produces the protein MPRSLKKGPFIDLHLLKKVEVAVEKNDRKPVKTWSRRSMILPQMVGLTIAVHNGRQHVPVLISEDMVGHKLGEFAATRTYRGHAADKKAKR
- the rplV gene encoding 50S ribosomal protein L22 codes for the protein MEVAAKLSGARISAQKARLVADQIRGKKVGDALNLLAFSSKKAAEIMKKVLESAVANAEHNEGADVDDLKVSTVFVNEGRSLKRIMPRAKGRADRIVKRSCHITVKVADK
- the rpsC gene encoding 30S ribosomal protein S3; amino-acid sequence: MGQKVHPVGIRLGIVKEHTSVWYADKRTYADYLFADLKVREYLQDKLKSASVSRIDIARPAQTARITIHTARPGIVIGKKGEDVEKLRQDLTKQMGVPVHINIEEIRKPELDGMLVAQSVAQQLERRVMFRRAMKRAVQNAMRIGAKGIKIQVSGRLGGAEIARTEWYREGRVPLHTLRADIDYATYEAHTTYGVIGVKVWIFKGEVIGGQHEELKPQAPAPRKKAAK
- the rplP gene encoding 50S ribosomal protein L16, translating into MLQPKRTKFRKQMTGHNRGLAHRGSKVSFGEFALKSVSRGRLTARQIEAARRALTRHVKRGGKIWIRVFPDKPVTKKPLEVRMGKGKGNVEYWVAQIQPGKVLYEIEGVSEELAREAFALAAAKLPLATTFVKRTVM
- the rpmC gene encoding 50S ribosomal protein L29, yielding MKANELREKSAEQLSEQLLGLLRDQFNLRMQKATGQLGQSHLLSQVKRDIARVKTVLNQQAGK
- the rpsQ gene encoding 30S ribosomal protein S17; its protein translation is MAEAQKTVRTLTGRVVSDKMDKTITVLIERRVKHPIYGKYVKRSTKLHAHDETNQCRIGDTVTIRETRPLAKTKSWMLVEVVERAVEV
- the rplN gene encoding 50S ribosomal protein L14 → MIQTQSMLDVADNSGARRVMCIKVLGGSHRRYAGIGDIIKVTVKEAIPRGKVKKGQVMTAVVVRTRHGVRRPDGSIIRFDGNAAVLLNNKQEPIGTRIFGPVTRELRSERFMKIVSLAPEVL
- the rplX gene encoding 50S ribosomal protein L24 is translated as MQKIRRDDEIIVIAGKDKGKRGKVLKVLADDRLVVGGVNLIKRHSKPNPMLGVQGGIVEKEAPLHVSNVAIFNVETNKADRVGFKVEDGKKIRVFKSTQKPVDA
- the rplE gene encoding 50S ribosomal protein L5, translated to MARLKEIYRKEIAPKLKEELQLANVMEVPRVTKITLNMGLGEAIGDKKIIENAVADLEKITGQKPIVTYARKSIAGFKVREGWPIGVKVTLRRDRMYEFLDRLLAISLPRVRDFRGLNAKSFDGRGNYSMGVKEQIIFPEIDYDKIDALRGLDITLTTTARTDDEGRALLRAFNFPFRN
- the rpsN gene encoding 30S ribosomal protein S14, which translates into the protein MAKQSMKNRELKRQQTVAKYAKKRAELKAIIANPNSAPEQRWEAQVALQKQPRDASASRLRNRCRLTGRPHGVYRKFGLARNMLRQAAMRGDVPGLVKASW